A genome region from Erigeron canadensis isolate Cc75 chromosome 3, C_canadensis_v1, whole genome shotgun sequence includes the following:
- the LOC122594014 gene encoding probable disease resistance protein At4g27220, which yields MTEFVNLILQPVVDTLKVHVKKHIVYMTSCKKYVTEMERNMGELNNTRIDVEDHVNQNKRNKLKVPDQVKGWLEDVQVVNAKVESLGEISVGSCFSFKTRHGVGKRAFGLIQEIKHLKEHSNIEWTNQPMIFGEVDSMKASSSSPSDHTDFGSREETFEKAQKALEPGHKSHMIALCGMGGVGKTTMMQKLKANVTKKRMFDLIVEAVIGEKPNLIAIQDAIADCLNKNLEKKTVPVRAVMLQDWLKKYSEGGNKKILVILDDVWQLVDFKDIGLSPLPDQGVDFKVLLTSRNRDVCTSMGVVANSIFNVNVLEEAEAQDFFWKFIEDSGEAVLDPDLRKLGDNIVRRCQGLPIAIKTIAITLRGKSTAMWKDTLTKLQHHDIGKTLNEIFQVSYNNLEDEEIQSIFLLCGLYPEDFDIPREELMMYRWGLKLFNEVDTINEARDRVNACIEHLVNANLLIESNHAGSIKMHDLVRSFVLKMYSKAEHGNMLWWPANDTSDSCKITSLACKGMKEFPRDFMYQNPSFLKLTHGDKSLRFPENFYGLMEKLQVIVYEKMEYLLLPTSSQCSTNLRTLCLHECSFMFDCRSIGSLLNLEVLSFAHCRMRKLPSTIGNLKKLKLLDLTGCVNLHIDDGVLKELVKLEELYMRVADKKAISFTDGNFNELADRSRNLFAIEIELFGNNTHPKRMSFNKLERFKISIGSFLEKKDEKTTSYENTLMLISNKGELLESRINTLFEKTVVLHLQVDDMDVLEDFKCSSFHRLRVLNISKCAQLRYLFTRRVASFLSRLEHLEVWSCYTLQTLILDENNGSEPIKLPSLKFLSLRGLPKLAGLCNTGNIIELPQLMELQLDGLPEITSIFPDDNLASSSMSSDTSTMQPFLNEKVAIPRLETLRIFQMNKLSKIWSSEVTRNENVSFSMLKTIKVEKCDRLVNVFPRNPMRLLHHLKQLSVKYCDSIETIFNIDVGCVPEITREVSSSLVSIVVRDSQSLRHVWSLENVDSSYNVNHHICGFEAVESIEIDNCVNFRNVFTPITADFNLKGLQKIDIDYGKKSSVESSPEQQNNAITRDIAFSNHVRRTFHQLRTLTLKHGEETEVVFDIESASRGELSTSQNNHNQLLPSLEVLDLIHVWKYNWKQFFILQPPKSLCQNLTKISLNRCRSIEYLFSPNMFKLLSNLKHVDIKHCEVMEEIVSSRDDEDEAVTTSTSTHTDVTSFPILDMLDLQSLESLQHIGGGVGNQFQDGVYT from the exons ATGACGGAATTTGTTAATCTCATTCTTCAACCTGTTGTTGATACTCTCAAGGTTCACGTCAAAAAACACATAGTGTACATGACGTCATGCAAAAAGTATGTCACAGAGATGGAGAGAAATATGGGGGAGTTGAACAATACAAGAATCGATGTTGAAGACCACGTGAATCAGAACAAACGTAATAAACTAAAGGTTCCAGATCAGGTCAAAGGTTGGTTGGAAGATGTTCAAGTGGTCAATGCAAAAGTGGAAAGCCTTGGAGAAATAAGTGTTGGCAGTTGTTTCAGTTTCAAGACTAGGCATGGTGTTGGGAAAAGAGCTTTCGGGCTTATTCAAGAAATTAAACACCTAAAAGAACACTCTAATATCGAGTGGACCAATCAGCCAATGATTTTTGGAGAAGTTGATTCCATGAAGGCGTCCTCCTCTTCACCATCAGATCACACTGACTTTGGATCCAGAGAGGAAACCTTTGAGAAAGCACAGAAAGCACTAGAACCAGGCCACAAATCACACATGATAGCTTTGTGTGGGATGGGCGGAGTTGGGAAGACCACAATGATGCAAAAGCTGAAAGCGAATGTCACGAAAAAGAGAATGTTTGATCTTATTGTTGAGGCGGTTATAGGGGAAAAGCCAAACCTCATTGCTATTCAGGATGCCATAGCTGATTGCCTCAacaaaaatcttgaaaagaaaACTGTACCAGTAAGAGCTGTTATGCTTCAGGATTGGTTAAAGAAGTATTCAGAAGGAGGTAACAAAAAGATCCTAGTGATACTTGATGACGTATGGCAGTTGGTTGATTTCAAGGATATTGGTTTAAGTCCTCTTCCAGATCAAGGTGTCGACTTTAAAGTCTTGTTGACATCACGGAACAGAGATGTTTGCACAAGCATGGGTGTTGTGGCTAATTCAATTTTCAATGTGAATGTCTTGGAAGAAGCAGAAGCACAAGATTTCTTCTGGAAATTTATAGAAGATTCAGGTGAAGCAGTTTTGGATCCTGATCTTCGTAAGTTAGGAGATAATATTGTAAGAAGATGCCAGGGTTTGCCCATTGCTATTAAAACCATCGCAATCACTCTTAGAGGTAAAAGCACCGCTATGTGGAAAGATACACTTACCAAGTTACAACACCATGACATAGGCAAAACCTTGAATGAAATTTTTCAAGTCAGCTACAACAATCTTGAAGACGAGGAGATTCAATCAATTTTTTTGCTTTGTGGTTTATATCCCGAAGACTTTGATATTCCTAGAGAGGAGTTGATGATGTACAGATGGGGTTTGAAGCTATTTAACGAAGTAGATACTATAAATGAGGCAAGAGACAGGGTGAATGCTTGCATTGAGCATCTTGTTAATGCAAACCTGTTAATTGAAAGTAATCACGCTGGGAGCATCAAGATGCATGATCTCGTGCGctcttttgttttaaaaatgtaTTCTAAAGCTGAGCATGGTAATATGTTATGGTGGCCTGCAAATGATACATCCGACTCTTGCAAAATAACTTCGCTAGCATGCAAGGGCATGAAAGAGTTTCCAAGAGACTTCATGTATCAAAACCCGTCATTTTTGAAGCTAACGCATGGAGATAAGTCGCTAAGATTTCCCGAAAACTTTTATGGGTTAATGGAGAAGCTTCAAGTTATAGTATATGAAAAAATGGAGTATTTATTGCTTCCCACATCATCTCAATGCTCCACCAACCTTCGAACACTTTGTCTGCATGAGTGTTCATTTATGTTTGATTGTCGTTCTATTGGAAGTCTTTTGAATCTAGAAGTGCTTAGCTTTGCTCACTGTAGAATGCGAAAATTGCCATCCACAATCGGAAATTTGAAGAAGCTCAAACTACTAGATTTGACAGGTTGTGTTAATCTTCATATTGACGATGGCGTCTTAAAAGAATTGGTCAAGCTTGAAGAGCTTTATATGAGGGTTGCTGATAAAAAGGCCATTAGCTTCACAGATGGAAATTTCAATGAATTAGCTGACCGTTCAAGAAACCTTTTCGCAATAGAAATCGAGCTCTTTGGAAACAATACTCATCCGAAGAGAATGTCGTTTAACAAACTTGAGAGATTCAAGATTTCCATAGGAAGCTTTTtagaaaagaaagatgaaaagacaaCATCATACGAAAACACATTGATGTTGATCTCCAACAAGGGTGAACTTTTGGAATCTAGAATCAATACGTTGTTTGAGAAAACAGTTGTGCTTCATTTGCAAGTGGACGACATGGATGTTCTTGAAGATTTTAAATGCTCTTCGTTCCATAGGTTAAGAGTCCTTAACATTTCGAAGTGTGCACAACTGAGGTACCTATTCACACGTCGTGTTGCTTCATTTTTGTCGAGGCTTGAGCATCTTGAAGTCTGGTcatgttatactttgcaaaCACTCATACTAGATGAGAATAATGGATCGGAACCAATCAAACTTCCGAGTTTAAAGTTTCTATCTTTGCGTGGCTTACCAAAGCTAGCAGGTTTGTGCAATACCGGCAATATAATTGAGTTACCTCAGCTCATGGAGTTGCAACTTGATGGCCTTCCGGAAATCACAAGCATTTTTCCAGACGATAATTTGGCATCATCATCTATGTCGAGTGATACTTCCACGATGCAACCTTTCTTGAATGAAAAA GTTGCTATTCCTAGATTGGAGACGTTGCGGATTTTTCAAATGAACAAGTTGAGCAAGATATGGTCAAGTGAAGTTACTCGTAATGAAAACGTTAGTTTTTCCATGTTGAAAACGATTAAGGTTGAAAAATGTGATAGGCTGGTGAATGTGTTTCCAAGAAACCCAATGCGATTGCTACATCATCTAAAACAACTTTCAGTAAAATATTGTGATTCCATTGAAACAATATTCAATATTGACGTGGGATGTGTTCCTGAAATTACGAGGGAAGTAAGTAGCAGCCTGGTAAGCATTGTCGTACGCGATTCACAAAGTCTAAGACACGTGTGGAGTCTGGAGAATGTAGACAGCTCTTATAATGTTAATCACCATATCTGTGGATTTGAAGCTGTAGAAAGTATAGAGATAGATAATTGTGTCAATTTTAGAAATGTATTCACGCCTATCACCGCCGACTTTAATTTGAAAGGGCTTCAAAAAATTGATATTGATTATGGCAAGAAATCATCAGTTGAGAGTAGCCCAGAGCAACAG AATAACGCTATAACCAGGGATATTGCATTCTCAAATCATGTCAGACGTACATTCCATCAACTTCGTACACTTACTTTGAAACACGGTGAAGAAACAGAAGTGGTGTTTGACATAGAGAGTGCAAGTCGTGGAGAATTGTCGACTTCTCAAAACAATCATAATCAACTACTTCCCTCCCTTGAGGTTTTAGATTTGATTCATGTGTGGAAATACAATTGGAAACAATTCTTCATTCTTCAACCACCAAAATCCTTATGCCAAAACCTCacaaaaataagtttaaatAGATGCCGAAGCATTGAATATTTGTTTTCACCCAACATGTTTAAATTGCTCTCCAACTTAAAGCATGTGGATATAAAGCATTGTGAAGTTATGGAAGAAATTGTTTCTAGcagagatgatgaagatgaagcaGTGACTACATCTACTTCCACCCACACAGATGTTACATCTTTTCCGATACTTGACATGCTCGACCTCCAATCCCTAGAGAGTCTACAACATATTGGTGGGGGTGTTGGTAATCAATTCcag GACGGAGTGTATACTTAA